The Daucus carota subsp. sativus chromosome 2, DH1 v3.0, whole genome shotgun sequence genome includes a window with the following:
- the LOC108206779 gene encoding valerianol synthase TPS8-like, which yields MSSQSRPFAEYGPDIWDEKFTSNHRDFKLWKACTEERDELENEVRSMLLSAGLNWTEKLILINTIERLGVGYHFAEYIEVMLAEMHNAHACTIENFNLSTTALYFRILRQHGYNVSSDIFSKYKDIDGNFSEAITTDPEGLLNLYEAAHLRTHGEAMLDEALVFTTSHLTSIAESLDSGPLAKQVRRSLEQPLHKGIQRIEAKHSLLLYEQSRSRNEVLLKFAKLDFNLVQMLYKQELSHLIRWWADIDFKSKFPQFRSRVVEGYLWAVANAFEPCDATARIMYTKMLCALSVTDDLYDAYGTMDELNMYTKAIERLDAGSIDGLPDHSKLCYITSLNVFREFDEAMVKKGVYCDLSYLKEAFKANLLAFHKESTWRDKGYVPPLEEYLMNSTTSSCICMLGLCIILGRGHGDTIGACRWATKKPKALVAAEKMGRIINDIVGYEEEHRRPHVATSIDCYMKEYGVSKEEAIVKLYEMIEDTWKDINEECLRPTPVARSCITTFLELMRVNHVTYKDNDRYTHPEGLKHEITLILVDPIPI from the exons ATGAGCAGCCAGTCTCGGCCATTCGCAGAGTATGGTCCAGATATTTGGGATGAGAAATTCACTTCTAATCACAGAGACTTTAAG TTGTGGAAAGCATGTACAGAGGAACGCGATGAGCTTGAAAATGAAGTAAGGAGCATGCTGTTGTCTGCTGGTTTAAACTGGACTGAGAAGTTGATTCTGATCAATACTATTGAACGCTTAGGAGTTGGCTACCACTTTGCTGAATATATTGAAGTCATGTTGGCTGAAATGCATAATGCTCATGCCTGTACTATTGAAAACTTCAATCTCTCCACTACAGCACTTTACTTCCGAATCTTAAGACAGCATGGTTATAACGTCTCGTCAG ATATATTCAGCAAATACAAAGATATTGATGGAAATTTCTCTGAAGCTATCACAACAGACCCGGAGGGGTTACTAAACTTGTACGAAGCAGCACATTTGAGAACACATGGGGAAGCTATGTTAGACGAGGCACTTGTTTTTACAACATCTCACCTAACATCTATTGCAGAGTCTTTGGATTCTGGCCCATTAGCTAAACAGGTGCGGCGTTCCTTGGAGCAGCCCTTACATAAGGGAATCCAGAGAATCGAGGCTAAGCATTCTCTCCTTTTGTATGAGCAGAGTCGATCGAGGAATGAAGTGCTACTCAAGTTTGCGAAGCTGGATTTCAATCTAGTTCAAATGTTGTATAAGCAGGAATTATCTCACTTAATTAG GTGGTGGGCTGATATAGACTTTAAATCCAAATTTCCTCAGTTTCGAAGCAGGGTAGTTGAAGGTTACTTATGGGCTGTAGCAAATGCATTTGAACCTTGCGATGCAACCGCTCGTATCATGTACACGAAGATGCTTTGTGCCCTTTCAGTTACTGATGACCTCTATGATGCATATGGTACAATGGATGAACTAAATATGTATACTAAGGCCATTGAGCG GTTAGACGCTGGCAGCATCGATGGACTTCCAGACCACTCTAAATTGTGCTACATCACTTCTTTAAATGTCTTCAGAGAATTTGATGAAGCAATGGTTAAGAAAGGAGTTTACTGTGATCTTTCTTACCTCAAAGAAGCA TTCAAAGCAAACTTGTTGGCTTTTCATAAAGAGTCTACGTGGCGGGACAAGGGCTATGTTCCACCACTTGAAGAATATCTCATGAACTCAACAACATCCTCTTGCATATGCATGCTTGGATTGTGTATTATTTTGGGGAGGGGACATGGTGACACCATTGGGGCATGCAGGTGGGCaacaaaaaaaccaaaagctcTTGTTGCGGCTGAAAAAATGGGGCGAATAATAAATGACATAGTGGGCTATGAG GAGGAGCACCGCCGTCCACATGTTGCTACATCCATCGATTGTTACATGAAGGAGTACGGGGTTTCAAAGGAAGAAGCGATTGTCAAGTTATATGAAATGATCGAAGACACATGGAAGGACATAAACGAGGAATGCTTGAGGCCGACACCCGTTGCAAGAAGTTGTATCACCACATTTCTCGAGCTGATGAGAGTAAATCATGTTACCTATAAGGATAATGATCGATACACCCATCCTGAAGGACTGAAGCATGAAATTACCCTTATCTTGGTGGATCCGATACCGATATGA